In Synergistaceae bacterium, one DNA window encodes the following:
- a CDS encoding tyrosine recombinase XerC, producing the protein MSKEQISHAVTYFLDYIREKYQSNHTFVNYEVDIRQFMDYLEERKTERLEEVDTSSLRTYLRGLFGWGYSKTTISRKLSVLRSFFACLKEHGILETNPARGLQGPSAPRSIPRAISVESVEILFKMAESSETPVRDTAVMEVLYGAGLRISELVSLRWDDVDMEERWLLILGKGSRERRVPFGTCAQRALTALRRQEGEESNGFVFAGRKGKPLTVRTVHRVVTNLAARGGLEGVTPHVLRHSCATHLLERGASLKFVQEFLGHENLSTTQIYLTVSATWMKESYLNSHPRARMEGPASAESPEDSGEEE; encoded by the coding sequence ATGAGTAAAGAACAGATTTCCCATGCCGTTACTTATTTTCTCGATTATATCCGTGAAAAATACCAGTCGAACCATACGTTCGTCAACTATGAAGTGGACATTCGCCAGTTCATGGACTACCTCGAAGAGCGAAAAACGGAACGTCTGGAGGAGGTGGACACCTCCAGCCTGAGGACCTATCTGCGCGGGCTTTTCGGCTGGGGATACTCGAAGACCACCATCTCAAGAAAATTGTCCGTCCTGCGCAGCTTTTTCGCCTGCCTGAAGGAACACGGCATTCTGGAGACCAACCCCGCCCGGGGCCTTCAGGGACCCTCCGCCCCAAGGAGCATTCCGCGGGCGATTTCCGTGGAATCCGTGGAGATTTTGTTCAAAATGGCGGAGAGCAGCGAAACTCCCGTAAGAGATACGGCTGTCATGGAGGTCCTCTATGGAGCGGGCCTGCGTATTTCAGAGCTGGTGAGCCTGCGGTGGGACGACGTGGACATGGAAGAACGCTGGCTCCTGATTCTGGGCAAGGGAAGCAGGGAACGCCGGGTACCCTTCGGAACCTGCGCCCAAAGGGCTTTGACGGCGCTGAGAAGGCAGGAAGGGGAAGAATCGAACGGATTCGTTTTCGCCGGACGAAAGGGAAAACCTCTGACGGTGCGCACGGTCCATCGCGTCGTCACGAATCTGGCCGCCAGAGGCGGTCTGGAAGGCGTCACACCTCACGTCCTGCGCCACAGCTGCGCGACGCATCTGCTGGAAAGAGGAGCCTCGCTGAAATTCGTGCAGGAGTTTCTGGGACACGAGAACCTTTCAACGACTCAAATTTACCTGACGGTCAGCGCCACCTGGATGAAGGAAAGCTACCTGAACAGCCATCCCCGGGCCCGCATGGAAGGCCCTGCGTCTGCGGAAAGCCCTGAAGATTCCGGCGAAGAGGAATAA
- the hslV gene encoding ATP-dependent protease subunit HslV has product MKILFEGTTIVCVRSGKNVAMAGDGQVTLGNQIIKANARKVRRLYNGAVLTGFAGSTADAMTLLERFENRLEQCRGDLMKSAVELVKEWRLDKALRRLEAMLLVANVETTLLLSGAGDIIEPEGDVASIGSGSGFALAAARALREGTDWEPARIARRAIEIASEICIYTDSVVTLEVLGE; this is encoded by the coding sequence ATGAAGATTCTGTTCGAGGGAACGACGATAGTATGTGTACGATCTGGAAAGAACGTCGCCATGGCAGGCGACGGGCAGGTGACCCTGGGGAATCAGATCATCAAGGCCAACGCCCGCAAGGTACGCCGGCTTTACAACGGAGCCGTCCTGACCGGGTTCGCCGGCAGTACGGCCGATGCGATGACGCTTCTGGAGCGATTCGAGAATCGTCTCGAACAGTGCAGAGGCGATTTGATGAAGAGCGCCGTGGAACTGGTGAAAGAATGGCGTCTTGACAAGGCTCTGAGGCGCCTTGAGGCCATGCTGCTGGTGGCCAACGTGGAAACGACGCTGCTTTTGTCCGGAGCCGGAGACATCATCGAACCGGAGGGGGACGTGGCCTCCATCGGGTCGGGGTCCGGATTTGCCCTGGCGGCCGCCCGGGCCCTCCGTGAGGGGACGGACTGGGAGCCGGCGCGCATCGCCAGACGCGCCATTGAAATCGCCTCGGAGATATGTATCTATACGGACAGCGTGGTCACGCTGGAGGTGTTGGGAGAATGA